In Lolium perenne isolate Kyuss_39 chromosome 5, Kyuss_2.0, whole genome shotgun sequence, the sequence tctcggcgtagccgctcCAACTTTCTTTGTCAGTGGCTTGTTAGGAATGTTCTTGGCTGCATTCGTGCTGCCTGGGGCAGCGGGCTTCTTGCCTGAAGAGGTTTTCTTAGCTGCTTTGGTGTCTGTAGTAGGAACTGCCACTGCATTGTGCGGCCTGCTTCCCAGAGGTGTGTAGCTTGATCTCTTATCTATCTTGTAAGCTAAGGTCTCCACTTTGGAGAAGGCAGGGGATGCTCTGGTGGTGAGGTTTTTCTTTGATGATGAAGAGTTTGGTCTGGCCGTTGGAGTGGCAGACTTTGAGGAGCTGGATGTCGTAGGAGATTCAGACTTCGTTGATGTATTACTACTGGCTGCCTCCAGCTTTCCTGAGAGCTGTCAAAGTTTCACAATGTCAAACAGTAAGATCAATGGAAAAGATGAATAAATTGCAAACGGATagcttctctctctctctttttggcTTGGCACAACTTCCTTGGTCGCCTGTGTGGTATTAGAACATGTTCTGAAATCATGATGGTGGTATTTCAACTTGGTGAGTGGTGAATGGTAGGTAAATCACTTTGATAATGTGTAGTGATTGTTTTTCTTTGTACAACGCGCGCGAGAGCTGCATGTCATCTATACTAAGCATGTAAAGTGAAAGTTTTGTTACTATTGTGAAGAGTCAATAGTCATCATACCCTTGAAGTTTTAAGTACTTGAAGGATAGGCAACTCCCTCTGAAAAACCATTTGGCAGGAATCAGCTTCCATCTCAAGGGAGGCGAACAGCGGGGTGGCTGGAGGAGTCTTGAGCCTgaaatgaactgttctgtttcaaAATATGCAGCACGTAGAAAGAATAATGTGAACTGTAAGCAACTTCATCTTTACCAGTCGTAATCATTCTTCTCGCCATCTGTTAGGAGGTAATTTCTCTTCCCTGACGCGAGTTTGTACATACGGCGGTCTCCTATATTCAGTCAACCAAAACACGCCAATCAGATTATCCATCTTCCAAGCAAAGATGTGTATTAGTTTCCCTAGATCTTGCTCATCATCTACTGAAATCAGCTACTCGAGACCTCATGTTAGCTCTAGATGGCAATAGTAGAAGAAAAAAATACTTGCATCTCATGACAAATGGACAGGTGAAGAAACAAAAATCTGACCTTGGATAGCTTCAAACTCCATAGAGAACATTGGTTCAAGGAGATTCATATCCTTTACTTGATCATGTTTGTACAGTTCCCCGAAGAGAACCAAGCTCTCGTCTTCACCTTTCCGCGCCGGAGCTGCAGATGCGCCCCTCGCCATGCCAGCTGCCCTCTTCATGAGGTCCATTCTACACAAGGAGTGAACAGCTAAGGAAGGTGCCGAGGCGCAGGAGAGCAGATTGCATATAATGCAAATACAGTGGCAGAAGCTTACCTGAATAGTTAAGGGGTTCATTCGAAAAAAAAAAGTTAAGGGCCAGAA encodes:
- the LOC127302452 gene encoding uncharacterized protein yields the protein MDLMKRAAGMARGASAAPARKGEDESLVLFGELYKHDQVKDMNLLEPMFSMEFEAIQGDRRMYKLASGKRNYLLTDGEKNDYDWLKTPPATPLFASLEMEADSCQMVFQRELPILQVLKTSRLSGKLEAASSNTSTKSESPTTSSSSKSATPTARPNSSSSKKNLTTRASPAFSKVETLAYKIDKRSSYTPLGSRPHNAVAVPTTDTKAAKKTSSGKKPAAPGSTNAAKNIPNKPLTKKVGAATPRARTKDHSTGANDLKVDAGNGSATRRVSRQPAAATSIGKVPSIPAAARGRSRAGGEPATGNTVHVAEAAAVGKGRRRAGGGNEQPRQQKLGSHAKDLVA